A genomic stretch from Longimicrobiaceae bacterium includes:
- a CDS encoding YraN family protein, translating into MSNKPLGDRGEEIAARHLSAAGWAVLARNFRLGHKEIDLVARRGEVVAFVEVKTRAGLGFGHPLEAITAKKRREIQQVAGAWIERNGAPGDTYRFDAVSVLVRGGGEPVIDHVEDAWRM; encoded by the coding sequence ATGTCCAACAAGCCCCTCGGCGACCGCGGCGAAGAGATCGCCGCGCGGCACCTGTCCGCCGCGGGGTGGGCGGTGCTGGCGCGCAACTTCCGGCTGGGCCACAAGGAGATCGACCTCGTCGCGCGCCGCGGCGAGGTCGTCGCGTTCGTGGAGGTGAAGACGCGCGCCGGCCTGGGCTTCGGCCACCCGCTGGAGGCCATCACCGCGAAGAAGCGCCGCGAGATCCAGCAGGTGGCGGGCGCCTGGATCGAGCGCAACGGCGCGCCCGGCGACACCTACCGCTTCGATGCCGTCTCCGTGCTCGTCCGCGGCGGCGGCGAGCCCGTGATCGACCACGTGGAAGACGCCTGGCGGATGTGA